From Brassica napus cultivar Da-Ae unplaced genomic scaffold, Da-Ae ScsIHWf_2227;HRSCAF=2880, whole genome shotgun sequence:
AACTTAAGATTTAGAATCTGTAAGTTTCTTATCATTAAATCATAACATATGGTGCCCTTATATATGagaattaaaaagataaaaagaaagacataaatatGGAAAGTGTACACTACAGGAAAAAGGAAActggggtttcccttctccctAGTCCCTAAACTAAccgccctctctctctctctctcaaatcaaccaccactctctctctctctctctctctctctctcctgcggctgcctctctctctctctaggtattGGCGGGGTCATGGACCGGGCCGggtatggacatccacaatatgatttataacactcccccttggatgccataaccatacatggattgtaatacgctttagatgttgcctcattaaaaccttaccatgaaaacccagtgggacaaaaccatggtgaagaaaAAGGAGTACAACATGTATACTCTCCCTGTTCTGAACATCACTGAAGATCTTTCAGTCTACGCATCCtcaatctgatgcgtgagcttcctgaacgtgcaggtaTGAAGTGATTTGGTGAACATGTCGGCTTCTTGCACTCGGCCATCCCACAATTTGATCGGACatgttgggtcatcgacctcaaccagacacactcgcggctggcctcatgtatgGCCAATATTTCCGAATGGTTCGAAGATGTGGCCGCGATCGTCTGCTCCATGGAAtgccatgatatggccgtacctccatgtgtaaagacatagCCTGTatgtgatcgagcattgtgtggatctgataaataacctgcatcagcaagccaactaaaccatctttgttatggttagaataaaatagacccaagtctttcgttccttgcaggtaacgaagaacatgtttaatctcgttccagtgcctttgggtcgatCATGAGCTACATCTAGCTAATAGATTACGGCAAATTATTTATCTAGCCTTGTATGGCTTGCCAAATCCGTCAAAACTTTATGGCACTTAGACATGGCATTTCGGGACCAAGGATCTCCTCATTTTCTTCATTAGGGCCgaaattatcttctttttttaaactGAGGGACCTTATAAAAATGGGACTTGTCAATTCGTAAGCTTAGTCCATATCAAACTTCTTGAGCACGTTATGTATGTCATTTGATGCATAAGGATTTTCTTTTCAAGGTGCTCaatgtataatatataatcttGTTTTCCCAAAACCTTTCATGTTGAATTCGAATTCTTTCTTGATGTGTTCTATCTTTGGGAaatttctccagaggttcctaggatattcaatattgttctcgagaacttgatgTTCGGTAGTTCGATACCCTCTGGAACTTTTACATAAATTTCGTTATCCAGTGGACCGtatagatatgtattttatttgctAGACTTATAAGGAATCAGAATGtcgttgcatccaccacataggagtatgTCTCCTTTATAATTGATTCCAGGTCTTTGTGAGAACTTTATGCAATTTCGCCATTCTTATTATGTATTCTCACCAAAGACTTATTTATGTCCAACTGGTTTGACTACATCTCTTCTCTTAAAAGATTTCATATACCACGTCTCATAGCATTATCAATTTGCTTAATCAATTTCTCTGAGTAATTTCTCAGAGTGCACACGGTGATAGACGTTggtttcatgatcctcgcttttGTCAAGCgcttttgtattcaaatattatatcatcATCAACGTCGATATTATTTTATCGGTTCCATTTATAATCTAGACATGACATAATGCATTTAGATCATATTATTTTCAGGTACCTGATCTTTATTCATGGTCATGTCTAAGGTTTCCTTTAGACAACCTTAATTTTGGATTTgtcatttcaattttattatcttCTTATTTTCGAGTAATACATGTATGGAACCGTCTTATCTTAACTAAAtccaatatcaattttattagaGCATAAACCGCTGGTATATTTCAGTTTGGGTCATCAAACATGTCTGGAAATTGACTTGTTTGAGTTCTGAGAATGATTCATTCTTTGGACTTTTATTCTATATTCATATTTGAGTATCATTATTCATTCTCGAAATcgtttaccagcttattatttcTCTCCCTGATGTTGGATATACGGATTTATCTAATTCATGGCTTAGCCTTAATCATATCTCTCGTGGCCTTATGTATTCTTATGAAGATTTATATCCAACGTACACAgttaattcaatttcagatccCATCTTATAACTTTGTGGTGGAGCAACTTATTTAAGTTCTCTATATGGGAACATTAATTCTTGACCCTTTATCAACTTTATGGGAGAGTCTCTATTTGTTCTTTGGCCTTATGCGAACAAATTTTGCTGCAACTTATAAGGATTCATAAATCCACCGGTATCACCAATTACTCTTGCAAACTTATTGCAGATTTTGGCAAGGATATGTATAACCATATGTCGTCACATATGATGGATGATCAGTCCATCCGTGGGTGATCAAGTCCACGAAATTCCTTGCTTCTTTTCGAAATATCATGGTGAATACTCTTATTATCAATTCCCTTATTCAAAGGGGCAGCATATCTTAAACCATTCAATAGAATATCGCATACTTAACCGGAATGGCATGACCGGTTTGCCAATCATTAATCTCCATATAATCTTTATGTTGTGCAATTTCGTTTTCAGATTTGATTTGGGCTATTGTTGTCGTGGATGCTTAACTTATTTAGGGATTTTGGGATTCTCTGATTCTCCCTCTCGAGATAATAACACTGAATGTTCATTTATCTCGTATTGAATCCCAAACTTAGGTaatttattatcaaattttgTTCCCTTAgacaataattttgaaaacatcaTGCATTAAATAAATCAAGGTGTGCAACAAATAGCCAGAAATAAATTAAGTCTGAATAGAGTAATAGGGTTATAAATTCGACCAAGATTTTAAGTTTGGCTAATGATATAGATTCGGCCAAGATAGATTATTCAAAAGACTTTGACCAATGAATTTTGGCCAAGGGGATTCGGTCAAGATGATTTTATTAGTTTGACTAGATTTCATATTTGGCCAATAGAAATTCAATTTGGCCAAGGGATTTCCTATTTGGCCAAGGTTTCACCTTTATGGCCAAGGAAAAACGGTTAATGTTTGTCTTTGGCCAAGCTTTTGCCTTCGGTCAAGGTCATTTAAGGTTGGCCAAGAGAATTCAGACTTTGCATTTGATCAAGATTTAAGCTAGGCCAAGCTTTACATTGTTCATTAGGCCATACATAAGTTTCGGCCATGCCAAATCTGAATGGTTCTAGGATTCTTATAGATTTCGGCCAATGAGTAATTTTATGATcagattttaagttttaaacaagttcaaagaaatgacaacatagaaatgaaaaacaccaaagcaaagaacacagaatttagattacaaatgtcgaaatcaTTCTTCAGTCttttagacaatctgaagtttcataatccataagatcgtctttATCATGATTGAAATCGTTTTCAtcatcttgataagtcatatgggcttcaggatcttccctttcaaactctcttgatagagatcaactagatgtttgggagtcctacaagtcttagcccaatgattgcccataccacatctatggcacattGATTTGCTTGAAGTGGTCGAGTGTTGAGGTTTAAATGAAGAGCCACGTCCGCAACCATGACCTCGTCTAAATGAGCCACGGTCACGCCCATGGTCTCGACCATGTTGATTCCCTCGCCCGCGGCCAAAGAAGCTTCGACCACGGCCGCGTTCATTCCTATTtcctcgaccacggccatgaTGGCCGTTTCCTTAGACGTGATgggattttttattttcctctGTGGTGTGTGCTTCAGGTGGTGGGGCTGAGCCAGGAGGTCTCatttcactgtttctcatcaataattcattgttctgctcagcgagcaagagacaagaaataagattagcataggtCGTGAAATCtttctcacggtactgttgttgtaacagcacattgcttgtgtggaaagtggaaaatgttttctcaagcatatcctgatctgtaatactttcaccacacagtttcaattttgaaacaatcttaaacagtgtcgagttatactcgtccacggacttaaagtcctggattctgagattcctccaatcaaaccgagcctttggtaagatcaccgttttctggtgatcatatctcgatttcaattcattCCAAATATCTAAAGAATTCTCAAtggtcagatactgatctttgagactctcagtTAGATGATggcgaatgatcaagatggctctgtatCGATCTTTCTCACTGGCATTATTGTCCTTGGTGATAcactcaccgagtcccttggatttcaggatgatcttagccTCAAGCGATCATTGAAGATAATTATTTCCAGaaagatttagggcagcaaaatccaagttgttgatttttgACATCTGAAGTCATATATTGATAATTTTAGATCTTTAGGATTAATTTCAATGTTCAAACAAAGCAATAAGCCTTACGGCCAAGAAACAAGCCTCACGGCCAAAACAGgaaacaagccgcacggccaagGATTCAAACAGTTCGTTTTAATGCATTCAGTTCattgtgtaattgcaatcctagcATAGATGATTTCTATCAGTTCATATGATGCAATCAATACGGCAATGCACAAACATCAATCACAAGGCCAAGTCAAATATCAATCATACGGCTATTTGATTTCAATTCAATACCACCCTAGCATAAAGttctaagtgtaattgcaatcaatcaatgtgatCAGTTTATGTATGAATGATGCAACAAGCCGCACAACCAAGATATGATATGATCAagtgattttaattaaaactatcaATGCTATCAAAATAGGGTTTCAATCAATTCAATATCAAATTCGAGATTAAACAATCTTAGCAacagttctaggtgatcaaaacaatcaattcagattcaaattcaaacaatcaaaatgattttcaaattagtgtttagggtttcgattttgatcttagatcaaaggagattgatttgagattcaaaaccattaaggatttcgattttaattgatcaatagatcagtctcgatttagggtttggggtatcgaacttttgaGCTTCGATTAACTCATTagggttttgatctattaccctatggttttgattcataaagattaggattttagggtttcattctttatcaaacaatccaAATTCGATTATACGTTTTTAggtttcgaattacctttaaccttagatgattgttgaactGGACCACCAAAGAGATGAACCGCGAGCTGATCGGGAACGGAACGCGAGCTGTCCAACGTGATGATCGAGTCGCGAGCTGATGTTGTCGCGAACGGAAGCACGAACGGATTGAGGCTGATCGgagacgcgagctggaatggatcgagtcgcttctatcgggtcgcgaacatctgatcgggaacgccttgatcgtctGTCGCGAACGagctatgaactccttttgATCTGAATGAAAAAGAGAGTTTGATCACACGGACAGCAACTCCTCTCGGCTTGAACTCCTTGTTGATATTAGATTTTAATTCCCACGGCTCATGAAACAACACGAGGAGCATTAGATAACATGAACGCCATAAGCTAACAAGATAACATGAATCAACTAaggtatgataaacttatcttGCACATGAGTTGAGTTCGGTTAGAAAATCCTTGTTGGAATCGGATTTGGTTTACAAAGCAAATCGGCGCGCACTATATATGTGCGTGAGGGCgcgtcggtggtcagatcgacaagcggtttgcactgactgattcgtctcggcaagggcttcgatttgatatcttgatcattttctgggtcctcacggtttgggagaacggcCTCTTTGAAGTTCCAAAGCAGATTCCTTTTCGTTTAGGGTTTGATGATTTTCGGTTGAGTTGAAAAATATTTCGTGGGGCTTAGGGCTAGaagctatcgtgctgataacatgttgtaaacttaaggattATAATCTGTAAGTTCTTATCATTAATCATAACATATGGTGCccttatatatgaaaattacaaagagataaaaggaaagacataaatatgaaaaatgtacAGATACAAGGAAAATGGAAACTAGGGTTTCCCTTTCTCTCTAAGTCTAaaccgcctctctctctctcttgcggccgcctctctctctctaggtattAGACTGGTCATGGACCAGActggttatggacatccatgatttataacaacaAACAAACAGTCCTTAACTTCAGCGTTcaacatattttctttataacCGAGTGAGAGTGACGTGCCATCAACCACGACAACTAGAATGTGCTACCAAATTGTTTTGAATAATGTGCTACACCTGTTTAGTAGCTGTACGCATTAAATCTGTAAACCATTACCGGTTTAAGTGCTCAAGCAAAATAGAAAAACCGTATTGAGGCAATTAGTCATGTCAGTCTAACGTTGAGCATATTCTGCCACATAACATAATATATCTGCCAAGTCGAGCTCTATGTCAAGAGGCTCCAAAAACACTGTAGTTGAAGAGTAAAGACAAGACCAACTTAAAGTTTAGTTGAAGGCATCTTAAATTGAAGTGATAGGATCAAGATCATGGACGGCCTCATTAATGGAATATCAAACCAAGTATGATCAGATGTTTAATATTGGTTCTTGGGATTGTGTAAGAACCAACGCCATAACATTTTCTATCGTCTAGTggtatctttttttctttattcccCCCTTTATCTGTACTTGTTTTACATGCACACAACAAAAACCCTAAACATAGAAGACTTGACCAACGTTCAAAAGGGTTTCATGAGGAACATGCAAGATAACACTATTCTCCCTACAAATCTTTGCAAGAAACGCATAAACATAATCAATCGCTATTTTTTTCGGAAGCCATGATCCATTTCTTGCTTTTACCACAGTGTTTCCCATGATGTGAACAATCCCTGACTCTTTACAAGTCTTTAGATACTGCAACTCATCCTCCTCATCTTCCACCGTGTTGTTCTGACTGAAACTCATCCTATTATCAGCAGGAACTATCGTATCTAATGTAGATACCGTGTAGTCCACCATAGATGAGAACTCAtcaatgttgttgttgttgctgttgtgGTGGTGGTTGTTGTTATGGATCAATTCATCTCTAGACTCTTGTGTATGGTTGAGTGAATACGCACTGCTGTATGTGCTTGAGTTTGAACCTGGCTCCATCATAGTTTCGATTCGGATGAATGAGAAGAGGTTGTTCAACAGCTTGTTTTCAAAATCATCATCTTTCCTATGTAGATCTTTGTAACCATACCTGTTTGAAAGAGATTTTTAAACTCTTTGGATACACTTGCAAGTTTCCAACAATAATGCTACAAAAGAACATAGAAAAAGCTATGACATTACCTGGCTATACAACGGAACATTCTGAATGTCTGTGGTCCTATCCTCTTGACAAGAAACCTCTCTTCTTCAGGGACAGTGTAAACCGGAAGGTACTTGACGcaaacaaagacaacaactgaGTGAATCGCAGGCAAGTTAGTGATGAAATGAGAGAAGATGTGAGGGACACCACTAGCTAACTCCGTGTAGACCAGCCCGATCCCAGGGACACGAACAAGACCAAGACTAGGACCAAGACCAAGTATCCAACTCATGGagactttactgtgcacttcaAACTCATACTTCTTGACTGTTGCGTAATGCCAAACCGACATAACAAGAAGAGAGATGGCTGCTATGATGAGTGGAACCCATCCTCCTTGATTTATTTTCCATATCACAGCCGAGAAGTAAGACAACTCTGGCACTAGTGTGAGGACAGCGAATGTTAGGACAAGGATCCAATGACACCTCCACACGAGGAGCATGATCAGGATCATTAGTAACGTGGTAGCAAGCATCACGAGCACAACAGCAGTTCCtaagatatacaaaaaaaacattcagatgCAAAGCCAAATAACATTATCTGAGACCTCTACATCTTACCGTATGCATTTCCTATTTGGCTCTGGTTCTTGAAACTAGCAGTGACGGCGATGCATCCGACCATAAGTATCCAGTTAATTTCAGGACAATAGATCTGACCAAGGAACTTCTTGGAAGTATGAACAATCTTAACACGTGGAAAACATCCATGAGACACTGCCTGCTTGATTATTGAATAAGTCCCTGAGATTGTAGCTTGGCTCCCAACGATGGCAGCTCCTGTGGCGACTACAAACATAGGCCAGTACACACTATCTGTATAATTTTCAAACCATAAAAGAGTTGTGAGTGTTTTGTAATAGAGCATTGTGTCAGAGGTCCCAACCTTGtggtattcaaaaaaaaaaaaaccatgcaTGTATGACTTCAAGAAGAGAAGACCAACCAGGCATAGATGCATAGAAGGCGTCTTTGTAATGATCTTTGTTGTTCACAAGATAAGCAGCTTGTCCACAGTACGTAAGAAGAAGACAAGGGAAGACAAAGAACGTAAACGCGAGCTGAATCGCTAGTAAGGGGAAGTAAGCAATGTCTGCGTATAGTGCTTCAGTGCCTGTTATGCTGAGAAGAATGCCACCTAGCGAGATCCAACCGTCTAGTCCTCGTTTTTTAAAGTATAAGTAGATATATGTAGGCGAAAACGCTTTCAAAACGCTTGTGTCGTGTTTGCAGATGTTGTACATTCCAGTGGCTCCAATGAAGAGGAACCAGATAAAGACTATGGGAGCAAAGAGCCATCCCACTTTGTCTGTGCCATAATGTTGCATACTGAACAGTACTATTAAGATGATGATAGAAACAAGCACAACAACATCtggaagaaaaacaaaaggaaCATAGCTAAGtgagaaaaaaactaaaccgaacCGGGATTAGGTAAAACGTTACCGCTGCTCATCTTTGGACTGATGACTTTGATCCCACCAGTAGCTGAAAGAACTGTTCAAAGAAGGTTCTGTAAGCTAAAGAGTTTTTAGTGAACTCGAAAAAGACAGACTAAGGAGGAGTtggataaatttaaaaaaaaaaaaatagaaaagggaaGAAGCTAGATAGTTAGTTACCTGAGATAGCTGGGGTTAAGATACCGTCACCAATCATCATACAAGTTCCAAGAAGAACAATGAACAGAAGAgctctctttcttgattctttaCTCTCTAACCACTTCTTTGTTTTAGCAGCAAAAGACCCTTCAGGGAGCAACGTTCGACTATAAGTTGTGAGATCCTCATCGCTGCGTTGCTGATTCGGTATTAGCTTCACTTTAGCATGTCTACAAAGCAACGAGTATATAGCTAAAGTCCCACCTACACATTAAAGATTGAGTTATAAACTAAACCGGTTTGGTTAAAAGCAACATTGATCAAGCTTAGCTTTACCTTGGCCGTTGTCATTAGCTTTGCAAACGATGATGACGTACTTGATGAGAGGTATAAGTAAGAGAGAGTAAATGATCAAAGAAAGAGCTCCAATTACATCTTCACTATCACTGATTCCATCAGGGAATGTATTGTAGAACACATACAACGGAGAAGTCCCTAAATCTCCGTACACTATCCCTAAGCTTTGAAATGATAGTCTTAGTAGCATCAACATCGACAAACCctgatacaaaaaaaattaaactttctcACTTTATCAAACACTAAAACAGAGTAGCCACTGAAACAGAGTAACCATTAGAATCAAACTCTTGTATAGAGAAAGTGAGAACCTTTTCTCTGTACATGTTCTTGAGCTTGTTAGCTTCTTCATCCATGGGCTGATCAAGTTTCTGCTCTAGCTCCCACATAGCTCCTACGTGTCTTTCTTCGATCGTGTTTTCTCCTTCTGCTACAGATCCTTCTACCCTCTCTGCCATCTTTTTGTAACAACAGAACTCGAGTTTTCTTGCACCTAGAAATCGATGACCATTTGGAGCAGTTTCGCCTGAGATGAGACCACTTGAAACCTTTTGGTGACTTTTCTGAGTAAGGAGAAGGGGTTTGAGTTATTCCAGAGGAATAAGTGATGTCTTATCAACTTTGGTTCTTTGGATAAAGGCTACACCAAAAGAGCCTCATATTTTGTGAAGAAAGGGACCCTCCCTTTTatcattatttagaaaataaaaatagaatcagCCAGTCAAATAATAAGCTGATCCAAAAgagaatctttaaaaaaaactatgaagATTACGCGAAGAGAACACGGTTCAAaagaaatctgttttttttttttgcttctttatttaatttgttCAGATATTTAACAACAGACAGTTAAAAAACGAAGAGAGATACATCTGTCCAACTCCTTTCAAATGATTCATCTAAGATGATTTATACAAATGATCCATCTGATGTAGTTTCACTATGCTCGTTTCTCTATCAAGATAGAAACCATCCAAATGAACTTATGTTTGTTTACGCATATCTATTTCTATTTAgatgaatttaataaataaataacttata
This genomic window contains:
- the LOC106389868 gene encoding potassium transporter 9, yielding MAERVEGSVAEGENTIEERHVGAMWELEQKLDQPMDEEANKLKNMYREKGLSMLMLLRLSFQSLGIVYGDLGTSPLYVFYNTFPDGISDSEDVIGALSLIIYSLLLIPLIKYVIIVCKANDNGQGGTLAIYSLLCRHAKVKLIPNQQRSDEDLTTYSRTLLPEGSFAAKTKKWLESKESRKRALLFIVLLGTCMMIGDGILTPAISVLSATGGIKVISPKMSSDVVVLVSIIILIVLFSMQHYGTDKVGWLFAPIVFIWFLFIGATGMYNICKHDTSVLKAFSPTYIYLYFKKRGLDGWISLGGILLSITGTEALYADIAYFPLLAIQLAFTFFVFPCLLLTYCGQAAYLVNNKDHYKDAFYASMPDSVYWPMFVVATGAAIVGSQATISGTYSIIKQAVSHGCFPRVKIVHTSKKFLGQIYCPEINWILMVGCIAVTASFKNQSQIGNAYGTAVVLVMLATTLLMILIMLLVWRCHWILVLTFAVLTLVPELSYFSAVIWKINQGGWVPLIIAAISLLVMSVWHYATVKKYEFEVHSKVSMSWILGLGPSLGLVRVPGIGLVYTELASGVPHIFSHFITNLPAIHSVVVFVCVKYLPVYTVPEEERFLVKRIGPQTFRMFRCIARYGYKDLHRKDDDFENKLLNNLFSFIRIETMMEPGSNSSTYSSAYSLNHTQESRDELIHNNNHHHNSNNNNIDEFSSMVDYTVSTLDTIVPADNRMSFSQNNTVEDEEDELQYLKTCKESGIVHIMGNTVVKARNGSWLPKKIAIDYVYAFLAKICRENSVILHVPHETLLNVGQVFYV